One Etheostoma cragini isolate CJK2018 chromosome 18, CSU_Ecrag_1.0, whole genome shotgun sequence DNA window includes the following coding sequences:
- the alkal2b gene encoding ALK and LTK ligand 1: MMGLRKHVTMRMVLLICTLTGHCSVSAPSAATASAAAGRSAQQDLMRMVEIVKHVESRGRHNAKTEVPLISRLRSSPVEPKDLRNLKTDRRDQTAAVIPRDLRKKEKFLKHMTGPLYFSPKCRKHVYRLYHHTRDCTIPAYFKRCARLLTRLAGSPQCTEG; this comes from the exons ATGATGGGACTGCGTAAGCACGTCACCATGCGAATGGTGCTACTGATATGCACGCTGACCGGCCACTGCAGCGTGAGCGCACCGTCGGCGGCCACGGCGTCGGCTGCAGCCGGCCGGAGCGCGCAGCAGGACTTGATGCGGATGGTAGAGATCGTAAAACACGTGGAGAGCCGGGGACGCCACAACGCAAAAACGGAAGTCCCGTTAATATCAAGGCTGAGGAGCTCTCCGGTGGAACCAAAGGATTTACGCAACTTGAAAACAGACAGAAGGGATCAGACAGCCG CCGTAATCCCCAGAGATCTCAGAAAGAAGGAGAAATTCCTAAAACATATGACAG GTCCGCTTTACTTCAGTCCCAAGTGCAGGAAGCACGTGTACAGACTCTACCACCACACCAGAGACTGCACTATACCTGCAT ATTTCAAAAGATGTGCGCGGCTTCTCACCAGACTGGCCGGCAGCCCACAATGCACAGAGGGGTAG
- the acp1 gene encoding low molecular weight phosphotyrosine protein phosphatase isoform X3 gives MAATSTKSVLFVCLGNICRSPIAEAVFRKMATDAGVVDKWAIDSGATSDWNIGSSPDARGVACLRKHGIETSHRARQVTKEDFMSFEYILCMDENNLSELNRKAKLVKNHHSKIELLGSYDPQKQLIIEDPYYGSDKDFEKVYEQCVRCCKAFLEMNS, from the exons ATGGCGGCCACTAGTACGAAATCGGTTTTGTTCGTTTGCTTGG GGAATATTTGCAGATCCCCCATCGCTGAAGCAGTTTTTAGGAAGATGGCAACAGATGCAGGTGTTGTTGATAAG TGGGCTATAGACAGTGGTGCCACATCTGACTGGAATATAGGCAGCTCACCGGATGCCCGTGGTGTGGCCTGCCTAAGGAAGCATGGCATTGAGACGAGCCACAGGGCCCGACAG GTAACCAAGGAGGATTTCATGAGCTTTGAGTACATTCTCTGCATGGATGAGAACAATTTAAG TGAGTTGAACAGAAAAGCCAAACTTGTGAAAAACCACCATTCAAAGATTGAGCTTCTTGGTTCATATGACCCACAGAAGCAGCTCATCATCGAAGACCCTTATTAT GGGAGTGACAAAGACTTTGAAAAGGTGTACGAACAGTGTGTACGTTGCTGCAAAGCATTCCTGGAGATGAACTCTTAA
- the acp1 gene encoding low molecular weight phosphotyrosine protein phosphatase isoform X2 — protein sequence MAATSTKSVLFVCLGNICRSPIAEAVFRKMATDAGVVDKWRIDSAATSTYEIGNPPDHRGQACMKSHGVPMKHVARQVTKEDFMSFEYILCMDENNLSELNRKAKLVKNHHSKIELLGSYDPQKQLIIEDPYYGSDKDFEKVYEQCVRCCKAFLEMNS from the exons ATGGCGGCCACTAGTACGAAATCGGTTTTGTTCGTTTGCTTGG GGAATATTTGCAGATCCCCCATCGCTGAAGCAGTTTTTAGGAAGATGGCAACAGATGCAGGTGTTGTTGATAAG TGGAGGATAGACAGTGCTGCCACCTCCACCTATGAGATAGGAAACCCCCCAGACCACCGCGGTCAAGCCTGCATGAAGAGTCATGGCGTGCCCATGAAGCATGTGGCCAGGCAG GTAACCAAGGAGGATTTCATGAGCTTTGAGTACATTCTCTGCATGGATGAGAACAATTTAAG TGAGTTGAACAGAAAAGCCAAACTTGTGAAAAACCACCATTCAAAGATTGAGCTTCTTGGTTCATATGACCCACAGAAGCAGCTCATCATCGAAGACCCTTATTAT GGGAGTGACAAAGACTTTGAAAAGGTGTACGAACAGTGTGTACGTTGCTGCAAAGCATTCCTGGAGATGAACTCTTAA
- the acp1 gene encoding low molecular weight phosphotyrosine protein phosphatase isoform X1 has translation MAATSTKSVLFVCLGNICRSPIAEAVFRKMATDAGVVDKWRIDSAATSTYEIGNPPDHRGQACMKSHGVPMKHVARQWAIDSGATSDWNIGSSPDARGVACLRKHGIETSHRARQVTKEDFMSFEYILCMDENNLSELNRKAKLVKNHHSKIELLGSYDPQKQLIIEDPYYGSDKDFEKVYEQCVRCCKAFLEMNS, from the exons ATGGCGGCCACTAGTACGAAATCGGTTTTGTTCGTTTGCTTGG GGAATATTTGCAGATCCCCCATCGCTGAAGCAGTTTTTAGGAAGATGGCAACAGATGCAGGTGTTGTTGATAAG TGGAGGATAGACAGTGCTGCCACCTCCACCTATGAGATAGGAAACCCCCCAGACCACCGCGGTCAAGCCTGCATGAAGAGTCATGGCGTGCCCATGAAGCATGTGGCCAGGCAG TGGGCTATAGACAGTGGTGCCACATCTGACTGGAATATAGGCAGCTCACCGGATGCCCGTGGTGTGGCCTGCCTAAGGAAGCATGGCATTGAGACGAGCCACAGGGCCCGACAG GTAACCAAGGAGGATTTCATGAGCTTTGAGTACATTCTCTGCATGGATGAGAACAATTTAAG TGAGTTGAACAGAAAAGCCAAACTTGTGAAAAACCACCATTCAAAGATTGAGCTTCTTGGTTCATATGACCCACAGAAGCAGCTCATCATCGAAGACCCTTATTAT GGGAGTGACAAAGACTTTGAAAAGGTGTACGAACAGTGTGTACGTTGCTGCAAAGCATTCCTGGAGATGAACTCTTAA